A region from the Altererythrobacter sp. H2 genome encodes:
- the nirB gene encoding nitrite reductase large subunit NirB, which produces MNAIFPFPDTPGSREKLVVIGNGMAGCRTVEEVLARAPGRFDITIIGAEPRVNYNRIMLSPVLAGEKAFDDIIINGPQWYADNAIALISGDPAEMIDREAHTVVTRGGLVLPYDRLVIATGSDPFIIPVPGHDLVGVVTFRDLDDVDRMIAAAEAGETEGSNAAVVIGGGLLGLEAAHGLALRGMQVTVVHLMSTLMERQLDEAAGWLLRQELERRGHTILTSANTKAILGAAGRVAGIVLEDGTRIRADLVVMAAGIKPSVVLAKAAGLACERGIVVDDHMVTSDPAILAVGECVQHRGACYGLVAPIWEMCRALADCLTGVGSGRGFEGSVTSTKLKVSGIDVFSAGDFSGGEGSEDVVMRDAAHGIYKRLVIKDNRLIGAVLYGDTADGNWYFDLLRRQEDIAAIRQSLIFGQAYAAGGAGGDPHAAVAALSDDAEVCGCNGVSKGAVISAINEGAHSVAALRSTCKASASCGSCTNIVESLLALTLGAEVEAGPKTLCGCTSFTHDDVRRLILERNLKSIPQVMQELHWSTPEGCASCRPALNYYLLCAWPGEYADDETSRFVNERLHANIQKDGTYSVVPRMWGGITSPRELRAIADVVEKYNAPMVKVTGGQRLDIFGIRKEDLPAVWADLNAAGMVSGHAYGKALRTVKTCVGSEWCRFGTQDSTGLGVKIEQATWGSYMPHKFKIAVSGCPRNCAEATIKDFGIVCVDSGYELHVGGNGGIKVRVTDLLCKVETEAEAMEHCLAFIQLYREEAHYLERTAPWIERKGLEWLKAQLFTDPDRISRLAARFRLSQKYWQIDPWAGRAAGAHRDLHQNLAEVRPLALEKAQ; this is translated from the coding sequence ATGAACGCGATTTTTCCCTTTCCCGATACGCCCGGCAGCCGCGAAAAGCTGGTGGTGATCGGCAATGGCATGGCCGGGTGCCGCACGGTTGAAGAGGTGCTGGCCCGCGCGCCCGGCCGGTTCGACATCACGATCATCGGGGCCGAACCGCGGGTCAATTACAACCGCATCATGCTGTCACCCGTGCTGGCGGGCGAGAAGGCGTTTGACGACATCATCATCAATGGCCCGCAGTGGTATGCGGACAATGCCATCGCGCTCATCAGCGGTGATCCGGCAGAGATGATCGACCGCGAGGCGCACACTGTCGTCACGCGTGGGGGCTTGGTGCTGCCGTATGACAGGCTGGTAATCGCCACCGGCTCTGATCCCTTCATCATCCCGGTGCCGGGGCATGATCTGGTCGGCGTCGTCACCTTCCGCGATCTGGATGATGTGGACCGCATGATCGCCGCTGCCGAAGCGGGCGAGACCGAAGGCAGCAACGCCGCTGTGGTCATCGGCGGGGGCCTCTTGGGGCTGGAGGCAGCGCACGGTCTTGCCCTGCGCGGAATGCAGGTGACCGTGGTGCACCTGATGTCCACCCTGATGGAGCGTCAGCTGGATGAAGCGGCCGGATGGCTGCTGCGGCAGGAACTCGAACGGCGCGGGCACACCATTCTTACGAGCGCCAACACCAAGGCGATCCTTGGCGCGGCGGGCCGGGTGGCAGGCATCGTGCTGGAGGACGGCACCCGCATCCGCGCCGACCTGGTGGTGATGGCGGCCGGGATCAAGCCTTCCGTGGTGCTGGCGAAAGCGGCGGGCCTTGCCTGCGAGCGCGGCATTGTCGTGGATGATCACATGGTCACCAGCGATCCCGCGATCCTCGCCGTGGGCGAATGCGTGCAGCATCGCGGGGCGTGCTATGGTCTGGTCGCTCCAATCTGGGAGATGTGCCGGGCGCTGGCCGACTGCCTCACCGGCGTCGGCAGCGGGCGCGGCTTTGAAGGCTCGGTCACCTCAACGAAGCTCAAGGTTTCCGGCATCGATGTTTTCTCTGCGGGCGATTTTTCGGGCGGCGAGGGGAGCGAGGATGTGGTGATGCGCGATGCGGCGCATGGCATCTACAAACGGCTCGTTATCAAGGACAACCGGCTGATCGGCGCAGTGCTTTATGGCGATACGGCGGACGGCAACTGGTATTTCGATCTTCTGCGCCGGCAAGAGGACATCGCCGCCATCCGCCAGTCGCTGATCTTCGGGCAGGCCTATGCCGCAGGCGGCGCGGGCGGCGATCCCCATGCCGCTGTCGCAGCGCTCTCCGATGATGCCGAGGTGTGCGGCTGCAATGGCGTCTCCAAGGGCGCCGTCATCAGCGCAATCAACGAAGGCGCGCACAGCGTCGCTGCCCTCCGTTCGACTTGCAAGGCTTCGGCGAGCTGTGGATCGTGCACCAACATCGTCGAAAGCCTGCTCGCACTGACGCTCGGCGCTGAGGTCGAAGCCGGACCTAAAACCCTGTGCGGCTGCACCAGCTTCACCCATGATGACGTGCGCCGCCTGATCCTTGAGCGTAATCTCAAATCAATCCCGCAGGTGATGCAGGAGCTGCACTGGTCCACCCCCGAAGGCTGTGCATCCTGCCGCCCGGCGCTCAATTACTACCTGCTGTGCGCCTGGCCGGGCGAATATGCGGATGACGAGACCAGCCGCTTCGTCAACGAACGGCTCCACGCCAATATCCAGAAGGATGGCACATATTCCGTCGTCCCGCGCATGTGGGGCGGCATAACCTCTCCGCGCGAATTGCGGGCGATTGCCGACGTGGTGGAAAAATACAACGCGCCGATGGTGAAGGTCACCGGCGGCCAGCGGCTCGATATCTTCGGCATCAGGAAAGAGGATCTGCCCGCCGTCTGGGCCGACCTGAACGCCGCAGGGATGGTATCGGGCCACGCCTATGGCAAGGCGCTGCGCACAGTGAAGACCTGCGTGGGCAGCGAATGGTGTCGGTTCGGCACGCAGGATTCGACCGGGCTCGGCGTCAAGATCGAACAGGCCACCTGGGGCAGTTACATGCCGCACAAGTTCAAGATCGCCGTCAGCGGCTGCCCGCGCAACTGTGCCGAGGCGACAATCAAGGACTTCGGCATCGTCTGTGTCGACAGCGGCTATGAACTCCATGTCGGCGGCAATGGCGGGATCAAGGTGCGGGTCACCGATCTTTTGTGCAAGGTCGAGACCGAAGCCGAGGCGATGGAGCACTGCCTCGCCTTTATCCAGCTCTACCGCGAGGAAGCGCACTATCTCGAACGCACCGCGCCTTGGATCGAACGCAAGGGGCTGGAATGGCTGAAAGCGCAGCTGTTCACTGATCCTGACCGCATCAGCAGGCTGGCTGCGCGGTTCCGGCTGTCGCAGAAATATTGGCAGATCGACCCCTGGGCAGGCCGCGCGGCCGGAGCGCATCGCGATCTGCACCAGAACCTCGCCGAAGTCCGCCCGCTTGCTTTGGAGAAGGCGCAATGA
- the nirD gene encoding nitrite reductase small subunit NirD encodes MNSDTVGQWLDIGPVTQIKAGTGRTLPVLGGEEIAVFLTTRGEYFALVNKCPHKHGPLSEGLVHGDSVTCPLHNWRISLRTGEALGDDRGCTPTIPLKVESGRLFLLREAVLAPRRQAEAGTCALDTAA; translated from the coding sequence ATGAACAGCGATACTGTGGGCCAATGGCTCGATATCGGCCCCGTCACCCAGATCAAGGCTGGCACTGGGCGCACGCTTCCCGTGCTGGGAGGCGAGGAAATCGCGGTGTTCCTCACCACCCGCGGGGAATATTTCGCGCTTGTCAACAAATGCCCACACAAGCATGGGCCCTTGAGCGAGGGACTGGTTCACGGCGACAGCGTCACCTGCCCGCTGCACAACTGGCGCATCTCGCTTCGCACGGGCGAGGCGCTGGGGGATGATCGCGGCTGCACGCCGACGATCCCCTTGAAAGTGGAGAGCGGGCGCCTGTTCCTGCTGCGCGAAGCGGTGCTGGCGCCGCGCCGTCAGGCTGAGGCAGGCACGTGCGCCTTGGATACCGCCGCATGA
- the cobA gene encoding uroporphyrinogen-III C-methyltransferase yields the protein MIVPGEVWLVGAGPGDPDLLTVKAARLIASASVVFHDALVGPGVLDLIPAGVRRVSVGKRSGRHSKPQEAIDALLVAAALAGERVVRLKGGDPAIFGRAAEELTACRAAGVRTHICPGVTAASAAAASLGTSLTLRGLARRLTFVTAHARGTEPLDLDWSALADPAATLAIYMGKAAAPLVARELQRAGLDCDTPVAMVENASLPEERIFTTCLELLPLAARTALGDGPALILVGAAMSLARAPAAQDNRIEGTAVCVPAERLARGAMPLAGTRTS from the coding sequence ATGATCGTGCCGGGCGAGGTGTGGCTGGTGGGCGCTGGCCCAGGCGATCCCGATCTGCTGACGGTCAAGGCGGCGCGCCTGATCGCATCGGCCAGCGTGGTGTTCCACGATGCGCTGGTAGGCCCCGGCGTGCTCGATCTGATCCCAGCGGGCGTGCGCCGGGTGTCGGTGGGCAAGCGGTCAGGCCGCCATTCCAAACCTCAGGAAGCGATCGACGCGCTGCTGGTCGCCGCCGCGCTGGCGGGCGAGCGGGTGGTGCGGTTGAAGGGCGGCGATCCCGCCATCTTCGGGCGGGCAGCAGAAGAGCTCACCGCCTGCCGGGCCGCAGGCGTGCGGACGCACATCTGCCCCGGTGTGACCGCCGCCAGCGCGGCGGCCGCCAGCCTTGGCACGTCGTTGACCCTGCGCGGGCTGGCCCGGCGCCTGACCTTCGTAACCGCCCATGCGCGCGGCACCGAACCGCTCGATCTCGATTGGAGCGCGCTCGCCGATCCTGCCGCGACCCTGGCGATCTACATGGGCAAAGCGGCAGCCCCGCTGGTCGCCCGCGAATTGCAGCGCGCTGGCCTAGATTGCGATACGCCGGTGGCGATGGTCGAAAACGCCAGCCTGCCGGAGGAACGGATCTTCACCACCTGCCTCGAACTGCTGCCGCTCGCCGCACGGACTGCGCTGGGGGATGGTCCGGCGCTGATTCTGGTGGGAGCCGCGATGTCGCTTGCGCGCGCACCTGCTGCACAGGACAACCGAATCGAAGGAACCGCAGTCTGCGTCCCGGCAGAGCGCCTTGCGAGAGGGGCTATGCCTCTCGCCGGAACGCGCACCAGCTGA
- a CDS encoding superoxide dismutase, producing the protein MSIITRRQAIGTAALSATGIALAGTASAAAAQDPAAAGSRAAAFAGKHTPKRLRFNPAKLTGLSERLITSHWENNYQGSVRGLNTIETRLAAAMADPDFPPVAYAGLKREELHRAGSVVLHEYYFDALGGNGNPAGSIYEALDGWFGSFAAWEAEFRRTAMSLAGGSGWCILSYNRHTRSLRNYWAFDHMHGAATGAPLIALDMYEHSFHMDYGAAAAKYVDSFLANLDWEVVEARYQAAMA; encoded by the coding sequence ATGAGCATCATCACACGCAGGCAAGCCATCGGCACAGCAGCCCTTTCGGCCACGGGTATCGCGCTGGCAGGAACGGCAAGCGCAGCGGCGGCGCAAGACCCTGCCGCAGCCGGTTCCCGTGCCGCTGCCTTTGCCGGCAAGCACACGCCGAAGCGGCTGCGGTTCAACCCCGCCAAGCTCACCGGCCTGTCCGAGCGGCTGATTACCTCGCACTGGGAGAACAATTATCAGGGCTCAGTGCGCGGGCTCAACACCATCGAGACCCGCCTCGCCGCCGCCATGGCCGATCCCGACTTTCCGCCGGTTGCTTATGCCGGGCTGAAGCGCGAGGAACTGCACCGCGCCGGATCGGTGGTGCTGCACGAATATTACTTCGATGCGCTGGGCGGCAACGGCAATCCGGCAGGCTCGATCTACGAGGCGCTCGATGGCTGGTTTGGCAGCTTCGCCGCATGGGAAGCCGAATTCCGCCGCACCGCAATGTCACTCGCGGGTGGATCGGGCTGGTGCATCCTCAGCTACAACCGCCACACCCGGTCGCTGCGTAATTACTGGGCCTTCGATCACATGCATGGTGCAGCTACCGGCGCGCCGCTGATCGCGCTCGATATGTATGAGCACAGCTTTCACATGGACTACGGTGCGGCGGCAGCGAAATATGTCGATTCCTTCCTGGCCAACCTCGATTGGGAGGTGGTGGAGGCACGGTATCAGGCGGCGATGGCGTAG